From the Cucurbita pepo subsp. pepo cultivar mu-cu-16 chromosome LG05, ASM280686v2, whole genome shotgun sequence genome, one window contains:
- the LOC111795051 gene encoding transcription factor PIF1-like, translated as MNRWVPDFETDEDFSLHTSSVQLHSKTSSMSDGEVMELLWKNGQAVVHSQNQKSRTKSPPSTTAEQITNRDIRPLNQEEEPQLFMQEDEMISWLHYPLVDDSTLENSLCNELLYPSQPQSIEQNAGDSSQVCTSHGMEFRPLTSMTTTISRMTARPPIPPTRRTEPETKMNSFGIFSRYTGRLESGPSNSKSEVRESPVVGSTSGDTTWLTPEATASDLQRTAVADASSGDLACRVMSGGGLTATSSGNNGGLMNMTGAETEPAIQRTTSFEDRKRKGKETDDSDYICHSTDVEFESTDAKKQGRGSTSTKRYRASEVHNLSERRRRDRINEKMKALQELIPRCNKADKASMLDEAIEYLKSLQFQVQFLWRWSMGCGMVPMMSPGVQQFMPPMPMGLGMGMETSVNLPMMPDRNMLAGSTFPSPAGAAQIGPTFTHPAFHMTHDPNTDPSRTQGTYLSEHMHSLSEMQNINHPRFSSSLHGYQQFLGSQQMQVPAEASQQPSPQNQPAALPRSLNQHTSRGLESIDNREPANPTMDPCLNRRKHESS; from the exons ATGAATCGATGGGTACCTGATTTCGAGACTGACGAAGATTTCTCGCTTCATACTTCTTCCGTGCAATTGCACTCCAAGACATCTTCCAT GTCAGACGGCGAGGTTATGGAACTGCTGTGGAAGAACGGACAGGCGGTAGTGCATAGTCAGAATCAGAAATCCAGGACGAAATCACCCCCGTCAACAACGGCCGAGCAAATCACGAACAGAGATATTCGACCTTTGAATCAAGAGGAAGAGCCGCAGCTCTTTATGCAGGAGGACGAAATGATTTCGTGGCTTCATTATCCTCTTGTTGATGACTCTACCTTGGAGAATAGTTTATGCAATGAACTCCTCTATCCTTCGCAACCTCAGAGCATTGAGCAAAACGCTGGCGATTCTTCGCAAGTTTGTACTAGTCATGGCATGGAGTTCCGGCCGTTGACGTCGATGACAACAACGATATCAAGGATGACTGCTCGGCCGCCAATACCACCGACGAGAAGAACAGAACCGGAAACGAAGATGAATAGCTTCGGGATCTTCTCAAGGTACACAGGGAGGCTCGAATCTGGTCCGTCTAACTCAAAGAGCGAGGTAAGGGAATCTCCAGTCGTCGGTTCGACTTCGGGCGACACAACGTGGTTGACGCCCGAAGCAACGGCTTCGGATTTACAGAGGACGGCTGTAGCCGACGCATCAAGCGGTGATTTAGCCTGCAGGGTTATGAGCGGTGGTGGATTAACCGCGACATCCAGTGGCAACAATGGAGGGCTGATGAATATGACAGGGGCTGAGACAGAGCCCGCAATTCAAAGGACGACGAGTTTTGAGGATCGAAAGcggaaaggaaaagaaacggACGATTCCGATTACATATGCCATAGCACG GACGTTGAATTTGAATCTACTGATGCAAAGAAGCAAGGTCGTGGATCAACCTCTACAAAAAGATATCGTGCTTCTGAGGTCCATAATCTCTCAGAGAGA agaagaagagatcggataaatgaaaagatgaaGGCTTTGCAGGAGCTAATACCTCGGTGTAATAAG GCGGATAAAGCTTCAATGTTGGACGAGGCAATTGAATACCTAAAGTCACTTCAGTTCCAAGTGCAG TTTCTATGGAGATGGTCCATGGGATGTGGTATGGTGCCTATGATGTCTCCTGGTGTCCAACAATTTATGCCACCAATGCCAATGGGACTTGGAATGGGCATGGAAACAAGTGTGAACCTTCCCATGATGCCAGATCGTAATATGTTAGCTGGGTCGACATTTCCGAGTCCAGCTGGAGCTGCCCAAATTGGACCAACTTTCACTCATCCAGCCTTTCATATGACGCATGATCCTAATACCGACCCATCAAGAACTCAAGGAACATATCTGTCGGAACATATGCACAGCTTATCAGAAATGCAAAATATAAACCATCCAAGATTCTCAAGTTCACTTCATGGATACCAGCAGTTTCTTGGCTCCCAACAGATGCAGGTGCCTGCAGAAGCATCACAACAGCCTTCCCCACAG AATCAACCAGCCGCCCTACCCAGATCCCTCAATCAACATACTAGTCGGGGACTTGAAAGCATCGACAATCGCGAACCAGCGAACCCCACCATGGATCCAT GTTTAAACCGGAGGAAGCATGAAAGTTCTTAG